The following proteins are encoded in a genomic region of Arvicanthis niloticus isolate mArvNil1 chromosome 21, mArvNil1.pat.X, whole genome shotgun sequence:
- the LOC143435357 gene encoding uncharacterized protein LOC143435357 translates to MHCGLQQKLGTPQSVLEELRGAPNLSRPTEDAATAEEAVAAPPPPSRPNCRGDASSRLRARPNRPASRGQARRPEVAAPGLPPTTTARRRPGPVTPRAATGQDAPPSAEATNGSGRPRT, encoded by the coding sequence ATGCACTGTGGTCTGCAACAGAAGCTCGGGACGCCGCAGAGTGTCCTGGAAGAGCTGCGCGGAGCGCCGAACCTAAGCAGGCCGACTGAGGACGCGGCAACAGCAGAGGAGGCCGTGGCCGCCCCTCCCCCACCGAGCCGCCCCAACTGCCGCGGCGACGCGAGCAGCCGTCTCCGCGCCAGGCCCAACCGCCCGGCCAGCCGAGGCCAAGCGAGGCGGCCTGAAGTAGCTGCGCCCGGCCTGCCCCCCACCACGACCGCGCGAAGACGCCCAGGGCCCGTTACTCCGCGCGCCGCCACCGGTCAGGACGCGCCGCCCTCAGCTGAAGCGACCAACGGCAGCGGGAGGCCGCGGACCTGA